One stretch of Candidatus Methylomirabilota bacterium DNA includes these proteins:
- a CDS encoding transcription termination/antitermination NusG family protein — protein sequence MPDANGAHWYAVRTRSRHELVVRDELTARGVEPFLPLWVRWSRWKDRRKQIATPLFPGYCFARFASTEKLRVLTTRGVVEVLGSNGTIEPVAPAELEAIRTLVNGPLRYDPCPFLDEGMAVEVVRGPLMGVRGRLVRKERSARLVLQVDLIRQGVWLEIDAADVAPV from the coding sequence ATGCCTGACGCGAACGGCGCCCACTGGTACGCCGTGCGGACCCGGTCGCGCCACGAACTAGTGGTCCGCGACGAGTTGACCGCCCGCGGCGTCGAGCCGTTCCTTCCTCTCTGGGTTCGGTGGAGCCGCTGGAAGGACCGGCGCAAGCAGATCGCCACCCCGCTGTTCCCGGGGTACTGCTTCGCGCGGTTCGCCTCCACCGAGAAGCTCCGCGTCCTGACGACCCGCGGGGTCGTCGAGGTCCTGGGCAGCAACGGGACGATCGAGCCGGTGGCGCCCGCAGAGCTGGAGGCGATCCGCACGCTGGTGAACGGCCCGCTCCGCTATGACCCGTGCCCGTTCCTGGACGAGGGGATGGCGGTCGAGGTCGTCCGCGGGCCGCTGATGGGGGTGCGGGGGCGGCTCGTCCGGAAGGAGCGCTCCGCCCGCCTGGTGCTCCAGGTCGACCTGATCCGGCAGGGCGTGTGGCTGGAGATCGACGCGGCGGACGTCGCCCCGGTCTGA